The Coccidioides posadasii str. Silveira chromosome 3, complete sequence genome contains a region encoding:
- a CDS encoding uncharacterized protein (EggNog:ENOG410PGBQ~COG:J~BUSCO:1326at33183) gives MSADMTYRNGVNERLDELGLASPRSSLSESPFSNFPSPPAGQSSFNHAASSDIRSTIQRRFTTDSTKFSPWMSFGPQPPLLPESLDILSSATRLHKSQLFERKRQHIEYMREQKKRFEADLKLLNLQQEKEEQEMDQIARDLARTDLGGAASEPTTPPEYHESGFPTAFSRPSRFSISNGQSTPNRFSNLFSPQVTSPTASKANSSFGLNGSEPFTSTMNSRRNSEHDFHSNGFAAYRPRHMSRYSLSTTTFPSSIQSSASSTSGFGPSLGFGAFYTGKHSVDEDDDKPKEEERMSTPDVKSYLRMTDPDDKFPTLTRHDDDPTMLSANSAALDLANSRTPVPETYRANQRHHSSHQSLPQNAFGWLHSDSSNDKSHIPVTTSGLSNGNYHTRHISRPSLDGGFSGYAPSTTSNTPSNSRPASLQMSYSTSDVPTIRNGGFPTNITPPGSSSDHHGSGVITPHSHNPLQLNDTPPTPQSEHSEPIHNVQSLQSNFQVTAAPFSGQIKTPVTMSAKVNGTVTPTKNSYPHSSYGYGMQPWVTSPMQSNGNHGFVLTSQPPFAQPFQAYSRFLENPARVGQVRRNGEAEAGAFSRFANVPLEQYRGELYGLCKDQHGCRYLQRKLEERIPENVQMIFLETHVHVVELMTDPFGNYLCQKLLEFSNDEQRTALINNAAPQLVSIALNQHGTRALQKMIEFISTPEQTQTVIKALRDKVVDLVQDLNGNHVIQKCLNRLSAADAQFIYDAVGASCIAVGTHRHGCCVLQRCIDHASGDQRAQLIAQITASSYTLVQDPFGNYVVQYILDLAEPRFTEPLCQTFIGKVSMLSKQKFSSNVIEKCLRTADFQSRRLLIQEMLPVNELERMLRDSFANYVVQTAMDYADPETRVALIEAVRPILPSIRQTPHGRRIAGKIMSIDSQSRTNGAANGQLTPNGREENGPYPQSKSFSNPTISQYGPQFNTSISDSMSAGSSMTVITGDSSVSNGGSTAPTSESSTPIYCPIPQQGANVLNGINGGAQGFSLY, from the exons ATGTCCGCGGATATGACGTACAGAAATGGTGTCAATGAGCGGCTCGACGAGCTCGGTCTTGCCTCTCCTCGATCCTCTCTCTCGGAATCTCCCTTCTCCAACTTCCCATCGCCTCCGGCCGGCCAATCGAGTTTTAATCACGCGGCCAGTTCAGATATCCGTTCGACGATCCAACGCCGATTCACCACAGACTCCACCAAGTTTTCACCATGGATGAGCTTCGGTCCGCAGCCCCCTTTGTTACCGGAGTCGTTGGATATACTGTCATCT GCCACTCGACTCCATAAGTCACAGCTT TTTGAGAGAAAACGACAGCACATTGAGTATATGAGagagcagaagaagagatttgaAGCCGACTTGAAGCTCCTCAACCTCCAGCAAGAGAAGGAGGAACAAGAAATGGACCAAATCGCTCGAGATTTGGCACGTACCGACCTCGGGGGGGCAGCCAGCGAGCCAACCACTCCCCCTGAGTATCACGAGTCAGGATTTCCAACTGCCTTTTCTCGTCCCTCTCGATTCTCTATCTCCAACGGCCAATCCACCCCGAATCGATTTAGCAACCTGTTCTCTCCTCAGGTCACTTCTCCAACAGCAAGCAAGGCAAATTCGTCATTTGGTCTCAACGGCAGCGAACCTTTTACTTCAACCATGAATTCGCGACGTAATTCTGAGCATGATTTCCATTCTAATGGTTTTGCAGCTTATCGCCCCCGCCATAT GAGCAGATATTCATTATCGACAACTACATTTCCGTCTTCAATTCAATCTTCTGCATCCAGCACCAGTGGTTTTGGTCCCTCCTTGGGATTTGGTGCATTTTATACTGGCAAGCATTCTGTCGACGAGGATGATGATAAGCCAAAGGAAGAAGAACGCATGTCCACCCCTGACGTGAAAAGCTACTTGCGCATGACTGATCCAGATGATAAATTCCCCACTTTAACCAGGCATGACGACGATCCCACTATG CTTTCAGCCAATTCTGCCGCATTGGATCTTGCGAACTCTCGCACTCCTGTCCCTGAGACATATCGTGCTAATCAGCGTCATCATTCATCCCACCAGAGCTTGCCACAAAATGCTTTTGGCTGGCTTCATAGTGATAGTTCAAATGATAAATCTCACATTCCTGTTACAACATCAGGATTGTCCAATGGAAACTATCACACTCGCCATATCAGTCGACCCTCACTGGATGGAGGGTTTTCAGGCTACGCTCCCTCTACCACAAGCAACACACCATCTAACAGTCGCCCGGCCTCTTTGCAGATGTCTTATTCGACAAGCGATGTTCCAACAATCAGGAATGGTGGCTTTCCAACAAATATTACCCCTCCCGGATCGAGCAGTGATCACCATGGAAGCGGAGTCATCACTCCACACTCTCATAACCCACTCCAGCTTAATGATACGCCCCCTACTCCTCAGTCGGAGCACAGCGAGCCTATTCACAATGTGCAATCTTTACAGTCTAATTTCCAAGTAACTGCTGCGCCCTTCTCAGGGCAGATCAAGACTCCTGTCACGATGTCTGCGAAAGTTAACGGCACCGTCACGCCCACAAAGAATAGCTATCCACATTCTAGTTACGGGTATGGAATGCAGCCCTGGGTTACCAGCCCAATGCAAAGCAATGGGAATCATGGATTTGTTCTTACTTCTCAACCCCCGTTTGCACAGCCTTTCCAGGCTTACTCTCGATTCCTTGAAAATCCAGCAAGAGTTGGTCAAGTCCGCCGAAATGGGGAGGCGGAGGCCGGCGCCTTCTCTCGATTCGCCAATGTTCCACTTGAACAGTACCGAGGTGAGCTGTATGGGCTGTGCAAGGACCAACATGGCTGTCGCTATTTGCAGCGAAAATTGGAAGAGCGCATTCCCGAGAATGTTCAAATGATCTTCTTGGAGACACATGTGCATGTTGTCGAACTGATGACTG ACCCGTTTGGCAATTATCTTTGCCAGAAACTCCTCGAGTTCTCGAATGATGAACAGCGCACTGCTCTTATTAACAATGCAGCTCCTCAGCTGGTTTCCATTGCCTTGAATCAGCATGGGACGCGTGCACTCCAGAAAATGATTGAATTTATTTCCACCCCTGAGCAG ACTCAAACTGTAATAAAAGCTTTGCGCGACAAGGTGGTAGATCTAGTTCAAGATCTCAATGGtaatcatgtgattcaaaAATGTCTCAATCGACTGTCTGCTGCCGACGCTCAG TTCATTTATGATGCCGTTGGTGCAAGTTGTATTGCAGTTGGCACTCATCGTCATGGATGCTGTGTCCTCCAGCGTTGCATTGACCATGCTTCTGGAGATCAGCGCGCACAGTTGATTGCACAGATTACAGCCAGTTCCTACACTTTGGTACAAGATCCTTTTGGAAATTATGTTGTTCAATATATAT TGGACCTCGCGGAACCTCGTTTTACAGAACCTCTCTGCCAAACGTTTATCGGAAAGGTATCAATGCTTTCAAAGCAGAAATTTAGCTCCAATGTCATTGAAAAATGCCTTCGAACTGCCGACTTTCAGAGTCGTCGCCTCCTTATTCAGGAGATGTTGCCGGTGAACGAGCTTGAAAGAATGCTACGAGATTCCTTTGCAAACTATGTCGTCCAAACCGCAATGGACTATGCAGATCCTGAGACGCGCGTGGCACTCATTGAGGCCGTTCGACCAATTCTTCCTTCTATCCGCCAAACTCCTCATGGACGTCGCATTGCCGGAAAAATCATGAGCATTGATTCTCAGAGCCGTACTAATGGCGCCGCCAATGGCCAGCTTACTCCTAACGGACGCGAAGAGAACGGACCTTATCCCCAGTCCAAGTCGTTTTCCAATCCGACCATTTCTCAATATGGACCACAATTCAATACCAGCATTTCTGACAGCATGAGCGCCGGCTCCTCTATGACCGTTATCACAGGCGACTCTTCAGTGTCGAATGGAGGATCCACCGCCCCAACATCTGAATCCAGTACCCCCATTTACTGCCCGATTCCGCAACAAGGGGCCAATGTCTTGAACGGAATTAACGGCGGCGCTCAGGGTTTTAGCCTTTATTAA
- a CDS encoding uncharacterized protein (EggNog:ENOG410PM6J~COG:L~TransMembrane:1 (o361-380i)~BUSCO:8081at33183): MGSTLPEELIASISQQWHCRDLQIRQLITLLCPTLPSPPAIFIHGPQGSGKSSVVRTILEEYGRHAGCGSQPNVSSKDTMRKRKQKGVQGPPGDHSTKALFLSSTIRVAECITARHLLVKIVTSVIAAIQNATWPVFSDGAEKEWLKIIDTVRCEHVSTLPAVLSGILGKTRCEKYVLLLDGVDELREGGQMLLAALARMGEMVPSLCVIFASRFTPRPLFLQVAGVPHIYFPPYSRNEMLAILSRLLPPPVADLPEEIATKLYSLFLATLYDSLVGPAAGTVPFFRSASEKLWPKFVSPIVNQENPPGGEWDFSKLLVKNRALFQQQGEHILVHHIVSETPSSTTNGTSSLTKTTIQLPAFPYLPTLVLTAAFLAAYIPQRLDTVFFSKFTSSKKKRIRRRGRFNLASQLQGQDQDFDDPIQTPTKSSKRSGAQSRVTKSTPASSLSLLGSRKGITNFLTPRPFSLERLLAIYHAIDPNPSLVALPVADAISPEIATLQRLRLLVPASSAAAASGGAIDGGEKWCLNVNITVSSSASVNEGWIVEMARGIGVDIDEYLAID; the protein is encoded by the exons ATGGGCTCGACGTTGCCGGAGGAGCTCATTGCATCGATCTCGCAACAATGGCACTGTAGAGACCTGCAAATCAGACAACTGATTACTTTGCTCTGC CCTACTTTACCTTCACCACCAGCCATTTTTATTCATGGACCACAGGGGTCTGGGAAGTCGAGCGTGGTGCGCACAATCCTTGAAGAATATGGGAGGCATGCCGGGTGCGGTTCTCAACCGAACGTTTCGTCCAAAGATACcatgagaaagagaaagcagaaGGGCGTACAGGGCCCGCCAGGTGACCATTCGACAAAGGCACTCTTTCTCTCATCGACTATTAGAGTCGCGGAATGTATTACTGCACGGCATCTATTGGTGAAGATTGTGACTAGCGTGATCGCAGCGATACAAAATGCGACCTGGCCGGTATTTAGTGATGGCGCGGAGAAAGAGTGGCTGAAGATCATTGACACGGTCCGGTGTGAGCATGTTAGCACACTACCTGCTGTCTTGAGCGGCATTCTTGGGAAGACGAGGTGCGAGAAGTATGTGCTTCTGTTGGATGGGGTGGATGAGCTTCGAGAAGGCGGGCAAATGCTGCTGGCGGCATTAGCAAGAATGGGAGAGATG GTCCCTTCGTTATGTGTCATATTTGCGTCGAGATTTACGCCCCGTCCTCTGTTCCTGCAAGTTGCAGGCGTGCCACATATCTATTTCCCGCCATATTCTCGAAATGAGATGCTTGCCATACTTTCAAGGTTGTTGCCTCCACCTGTGGCTGATCTCCCCGAAGAGATCGCAACGAAACTATACTCTCTCTTCCTAGCGACGCTGTACGACTCCTTGGTTGGCCCTGCTGCGGGTACAGTTCCTTTTTTTCGGTCTGCATCTGAAAAGCTCTGGCCGAAGTTCGTGTCTCCAATTGTTAATCAAGAAAATCCACCCGGCGGCGAGTGGGATTTCTCTAAATTACTTGTTAAAAACCGTGCTCTGTTTCAGCAGCAAGGCGAACATATTCTCGTCCATCATATCGTGTCCGAAACCCCTTCATCCACTACGAATGGTACGTCATCTCTCACGAAGACTACGATTCAACTGCCAGCATTTCCCTATCTACCAACTCTCGTCCTCACAGCGGCGTTTCTGGCCGCGTATATACCCCAGCGTCTCGATACAGTGTTTTTTTCAAAGTTCACAAgttcaaagaagaagcggATTCGTCGTCGAGGCCGGTTCAACCTTGCATCTCAGTTGCAAGGCCAAGATCAAGATTTTGATGACCCAATTcaaacaccaaccaaaagcAGTAAAAGATCAGGGGCGCAGTCCCGAGTCACTAAGTCTACGCCGGCATCGTCATTGTCGCTCCTCGGCTCTCGTAAAGGAATCACAAACTTTCTGACCCCACGGCCATTCTCTCTGGAACGCCTCCTCGCAATATATCACGCCATTGATCCGAATCCATCTCTCGTGGCATTACCCGTTGCAGACGCGATTTCTCCGGAGATAGCTACGCTGCAGCGACTGAGATTGCTTGTCCCGGCGTCTTCTGCAGCCGCTGCATCTGGTGGTGCAATTGATGGAGGAGAGAAATGGTGCTTGAACGTGAATATTACGGTTAGCTCGAGCGCGTCGGTCAATGAAGGATGGATTGTGGAAATGGCCAGGGGTATTGGGGTCGACATTGACGAATATTTGGCGATTGATTGA
- a CDS encoding uncharacterized protein (SECRETED:SignalP(1-19)) codes for MKTLITPLALGAMLLSTLAEDNSLTSKFTESCSISNGIRRCCPGSMNMQVTNGKLSGHCCVPVGGSKRDNNDRGEGNIGSNVHITVKDNGGRPCPRRQVAVPVTAEDYDQRIVDLKGQRWKQFEQGGAHNSMGACKARPVSFSGVMGLLVAAGM; via the exons ATGAAGACCCTCATTACACCCTTGGCATTAGGCGCCATGCTGCTCTCTACCCTGGCAG AAGATAACAGCCTCACCTCCAAGTTCACTGAATCGTGCTCCATCTCCAACGGCATCCGTCGGTGCTGCCCAGGAAGCATGAACATGCAAGTTACAAACGGTAAACTAAGCGGCCACTGCTGCGTTCCAGTGGGTGGCTCCAAACGGGACAATAACGACCGCGGCGAGGGGAATATCGGCTCGAATGTCCATATTACTGTAAAAGACAATGGTGGCAGGCCTTGTCCACGACGCCAGGTAGCCGTACCAGTGACAGCAGAGGACTACGATCAGCGTATTGTCGATTTGAAGGGCCAGAGGTGGAAACAATTTGAACAAGGCGGTGCCCATAACTCAATGGGTGCTTGTAAGGCGCGTCCAGTCTCATTTTCGGGTGTGATGGGGTTGTTGGTTGCTGCAGGAATGTGA
- a CDS encoding uncharacterized protein (EggNog:ENOG410PH4J~COG:S~TransMembrane:1 (i21-39o)), with product MAERKRAFERTFKVIHGYLTELLAIDAFAVALHALYTLILRHNLLPSTYLASSKRYSSEKLRYELRMKPFFSVSLPEPLPFEYFEREVTLSGRNDEQVLKMGLAASAEARKVLEQNLAEGPFLGSESTAGKAPQDKKKNLQSSGLEEDWTRDVKDSLRACIATSIAIGSFKKALLASPAPSSTKSEADTIEPVGSSPKRLNLSVEIPESGSKDRWHDWWIVPKVSEVLPVRGV from the coding sequence ATGGCTGAGCGAAAGCGGGCATTCGAGAGGACGTTCAAAGTCATTCATGGATATTTAACTGAGCTTCTCGCCATAGACGCGTTCGCGGTCGCTCTGCACGCGCTATACACCCTTATCCTACGGCACAACCTCCTTCCTTCAACATATCTAGCTTCTTCTAAACGCTACTCGTCAGAGAAGCTGCGCTACGAACTACGCATGAAGCCATTCTTCTCCGTGTCATTGCCAGAGCCACTTCCTTTCGAATACTTCGAAAGAGAAGTTACGCTGTCTGGCAGGAATGACGAGCAGGTTTTGAAAATGGGTCTGGCAGCAAGTGCCGAAGCAAGGAAAGTTTTAGAACAGAACTTAGCAGAGGGCCCGTTCTTAGGGTCCGAATCAACGGCAGGGAAAGCACCACAagataagaaaaagaatttaCAGTCTTCTGGCCTCGAGGAGGACTGGACCAGAGACGTCAAAGATTCTTTACGAGCTTGTATTGCGACAAGTATTGCCATTGGGTCGTTCAAAAAAGCTCTTTTGGCGAGCCCAGCACCATCATCGACGAAATCAGAGGCTGACACGATCGAACCTGTGGGTTCTTCGCCGAAACGATTGAATCTGTCTGTCGAGATTCCAGAATCCGGTTCCAAAGATCGCTGGCATGATTGGTGGATTGTGCCAAAGGTGTCGGAGGTTCTTCCTGTTCGGGGTGTTTAG
- a CDS encoding uncharacterized protein (BUSCO:421687at4751~EggNog:ENOG410PH4J~COG:S) → MRLSKGPPRITSEEMQTRDITEEFTKATSKLETGQLVKDEFFTLFESVGALEIMDSKMDSGYLAPGDTLDDDYDVMRELLPEEVVGIMDQLLCLEVAWHMGHPLSQTLFTSIYLDLLLWPVPSSLEDAQFHRCSQAGGHEPQSNEGDQGGGGGNGADLVSIVLRAYCLALVKACDRVIARVSSEYYYEEEDFVTQLYNRKLLSNVESSKVHALIEDAISWLNDHNQDMYKPVMEALVSRLVFRREFLNALDLDTSAMQYRSTENFQACLDQIRIIEKSMAIGRPVEESFSRKIQRRLASTVPPRPMVRIDPTDAMAFLKRLCQDAIDVQEILDSRSPYDLQKSVWTLQSRKPQPSVYIRSLTQTFLLNEMRVLGTQSIKQFCYNDLIDLVLPWSTLLDKENEDVEIPSDPRFQIAKHMDIFIKRVAQVISFADMFIPF, encoded by the exons ATGCGTCTGAGCAAAGGGCCTCCCCGCATCACGTCGGAAGAGATGCAGACACGAGACATTACGGAAGAGTTCACCAAAGCTACTTCGA AACTAGAAACTGGCCAACTCGTTAAAGATGAATTCTTCACCTTGTTTGAGTCCGTCGGGGCTTTGGAG ATTATGGACTCCAAGATGGACAGTGGATACCTTGCGCCAGGCGATACATTAGACGATGATTACGACGTTATGAGGGAACTACTTCCGGAAGAAGTTGTGGGCATTATGGACCAACTTTTATGCCTGGAG GTAGCATGGCACATGGGCCATCCGTTATCTCAAACGCTTTTTACATCGATATATTTGGATCTCCTTCTCTGGCCGGTTCCATCGAGTCTTGAAGATGCCCAATTCCATCGATGCTCTCAAGCGGGCGGGCATGAACCTCAAAGTAATGAAGGGGACCaaggtggaggaggaggtaaTGGTGCAGACTTggtctctattgttcttaGGGCCTACTGTTTAGCGTTGGTCAAAGCCTGTGACCGTGTTATTGCAAGAGTAAGCTCAGAATATTATTATGAG gaagaagattttgtcaCACAGTTATATAACCGGAAACTCCTGTCCAATGTCGAATCCTCCAAAGTCCATGCTCTTATTGAAGACGCCATATCCTGGCTTAACGACCATAATCAGGATATGTATAAGCCGGTCATGGAGGCGCTTGTCAGTCGATTGGTGTTTCGGAGGGAGTTTCTCAATGCCTTAGATCTGGATACTTCTGCGATGCAATACAGATCAACGGAGAATTTTCAGGCTTGCCTTGACCAGATACGCATCATCGAAAAGTCGATGGCAATTGGGAGACCTGTTGAGGAGTCATTCAGTCGTAAGATCCAGCGGCGTTTGGCTAGCACGGTCCCTCCACGGCCCATGGTCAGAATCGATCCAACAGATGCAATGGCTTTTCTCAAACGCTTATGTCAGGATGCTATTGACGTACAGGAGATTCTTGATTCTCGTAGCCCCTACGACTTGCAG AAATCGGTCTGGACATTGCAATCTCGAAAACCCCAACCCTCAGTTTATATTCGCTCTCTCACGCAAACATTTCTTCTTAACGAAATGCGCGTCCTCGGCACTCAATCCATTAAACAATTCTGTTATAATGATTTAATCGACCTTGTCCTGCCATGGAGTACGCTACTGGACAAGGAGAACGAGGACGTTGAAATACCTTCCGACCCCCGATTTCAGATTGCAAAACACATGGATATTTTCATTAAACGAGTCGCTCAGGTAATTTCATTTGCCGATATGTTTATACCTTTCTAA
- a CDS encoding uncharacterized protein (EggNog:ENOG410PS16~COG:C~BUSCO:17227at33183), whose translation MTFAWKTAGLTYNRYLAIAARTVRRSLKPELRLKAERGASEMKFAKWENGRQGEFQNLAKSEQAPADATSAQK comes from the exons ATGACTTTTGCGTGGAAAACCGCTGGTTTGAC TTACAACCGGTATCTGGCCATCGCCGCCAGAACCGTCCGACGCTCGCTCAAGCCGGAATTGAGACTTAAGGCAGAGCGTGGAGCCTCAGAGATGAAGTTCGCCAAGTGGGAG AACGGAAGACAGGGCGAGTTCCAAAACCTGGCCAAGAGCGAGCAAGCTCCCGCAGACGCTACGTCGGCGCAAAAATAG